The window GCGCATAACCGGGTTCAGGCTGGTCATCGGGTCCTGAAACACAACGCCGATATCGCGCCCGCGGATATCTTCTAACTGTCTCGGCCGTAATTTGAGTAAATCCTTCCCCAGAAAATTAGCCGTTCCCGAGGTGATTTTCCCATTTTCACGGAGCAGTCCGATGGAAGACATTAAGGTGACGGATTTGCCTGAGCCGCTCTCGCCGACGATTCCCAATGATTCATTGGCATTTATCGCAAAGCTGACACCGTTAACGGCAAAAACCTCATCCTCACTTCTGGAGAATTTGACATGAAGGTTATCAATGGAGAGCAACGGTTGTTCTTGCATGTTAATTTCCCCCTTTCGGACTGAACGCTTCCTGAAGCCCGTCTGCAACAAACAGAAAAGCCAGCAGTGTCAGGGCAAAGATGCCCGCCGGAAAATATAACAGCCACGGAAAGCCGAGAATATTGTCACTGGCTTGGGCAATCATATTCCCGAACGAAGGGATTGGCGGCTGAAGCCCCATACCAAAGATGCTCAGTCCAGCAATCTGTGTGAGATCGCCGGGGATTCCGAAAGCAAGGGCAACCCCCATGCTGCCAATAACATTCGGCAACATATAGCGTCTGGCAATATGTGCCTGGGAAGCCCCCAGGGCTCTTGCCGCTTCTACCATTTCACCATCCCGCATCCCCAGAACGAGACTGCGGATCAGTCTGGCATAACCCGCCCAGCCGGGAATACCAATAGCAAGAATCAGCGAGGTATACCCTCGTCCTAACAGAATAACCAGAATCAGGGCAAAAAGAAATCCCGGCAGCGTCATCATGAAATCCACAGCACGCATAATAATCATATCTGCGATCCCGCCGCGCAAGCCTGCCCACAGGCCCAGGATAATTCCAATCACGAAGCTGACTACTGTTGCTCCAAAGGCAATAATAAGCGCACTGCGGACACTGTACAGAATTTGGCTGAACATATCATGCCCGACATTATCGGTACCAAAGATATGCTGCCATGAAGGGCCTTGGTTAATCGCCAGAAAATCTCCGGTGCGATAGTCATAAGGGGCCACATAAGGTCCAATAATCCCGGCAATCAAAAAAAGGACAACCCAGACCATACCGATAACCGCAAGCTTATGGTTTTTGAAGCGTTTCCATCCCTGATAGAATGGAGACCGATGAAAGGTTCTTTTCTTTACGACAGCATCTGATTTCTTTATTACAGCTGAGCTTGCCAATTGCCCGCTCCCCCTCCTAAGATCGTATGCATTCCATTGGTTTATAATTTGACCCGGGGGTCAATCAAGGCATAAACAATATCCACCAATAAATTGATGACCATAATCATGGAACCGAGCAAAAAGACTGAAGTGATCGCAAGCGGATAGTCGAAACTGGTGAACGCCGTCTGCATCACCTGTCCGAGCCCCGGAATGGCAAAAATCTGCTCAACCCAGATCGTTCCCATGACCGTAAATGCAAACTGGGGTCCAATGACGGTAATCATCGCTGTCAGCGAATTTTTAACACCATGCTTGAAAACCATCGGCCAGTATTTCACTCCTTTGGCTTTCGCCGTCCGGATGTAATCCAGCCGCAAGGTTTCGATCAGGCTTCCCCGCATGTATCTGGCCACCACACCAATGTTCCCCGCAGCCAGACAGATCACCGGAAGAATGACATCCTTCCATGTCCCCCAGCCAGTTACAGGCAATATCCCTTGAAAAACAACCCCGAACAGCAGAACCATAATTACCGCGAGAACAAACGCAGGGATGGCTTGACCCGCGAGTGAGATTGTACTAACTACATAATCAATCCATGTATTCCGTTTCAAGGCGGCTATAATGCCGAGCGGAACACCAATAATTACGGACAAAAGCACTGAACCAAAGGCTAAAAGTGCACTGATCGGCAAAGATTGCTTCAGCTGATCTGCAATTTTCAGGGAAGGATTCTGCATCGAATTTCCGAAATTGAAGGTTAATTCATGCCAAATATACTTTAGGATCTGTCGCCAAAGCGGCAAATTCAAACCATACCGGCTTTCGAATTGTTCCATGATTTTATGATAAAGAACAGGGTTTTGTCCTTGCAGCGGAGCAAGTACCGTAGCCATAATATTGCTGTTCATGAAGCCGCCTGGCGAGTAATACATCATAATATAGCTGACTGTGATGACAAGCATCAATGTGATAATGATCTGAACTATGCGCTTTAACACAAACTTTGCTACAGTCATTCCCGAGCCTCCCTTACCGGTCAGAGGGCACCGGAAGAGGTGCCCCTGATTGGTGACTATTCAGTTTTCTTTGACTATTTTACCGATAAGAAGTGCAGTCCGTAGAAGTTACCCCATGCCCAAGGATTCGATTGCACACCCGTAATGCCCGGCTTCACCAGGAAGAACTGCTGCTGATAGAACAGCGGGATGGCGTAGGCATTGTCAATCAGGTTATTGATAACCTTAGCGGCAAATGGTGCTGCATCTTCAACAGTCAATGCATTGACGAACTCTGCCTGCCACATTCTCAAGTCTCTTAAATCATCCGATTGTGTCTTGTTATAGTACACCTGAACATCCAGCGCATTCTGATTCAGTTTTCCGCCCGGCGCATTCGGGGCAATAAAGGTCCAAGCACTCACAAAAGCGGCATGTTTCTCATCATTCGTCTTCGCATTTTTCCATACATCCACGATCTGTTGCCACTGCTCGGCGCGTGTTGGCACTCCCTTAGGATTCAGATAAGGCTGCCACTCTGCAGGCTGTTTCGCAGTCCATTCATCCAAATAAGCGATATCTTCTTTGGCCGCCTGTTCAAGCTTAGCCCAATCGCTCCATTCCACGCCAACCTTCGCGTCATTAGGATCTCCGTATTGTTCAATAGCAGGTTTATAGTAGACTTCCTTGCTCCAGTTCACGAAATTCTGCGTAGCCTCCAGCGGTGCATCCAGTGTACCGATGGAATACAGCTGCTGCGTTGCACCCATATCCAGACTTCCCGGTTCGCTCCAGTTCGTTGCCCCGGAAGCCAGGATAAATCCTGGTTCGGCATCCGCTTGCGGGCCGTTATATTGATAGGCATTGAATTGGGTTTCGTTCAACTGTTTGATTTCCGTTGTAATTCCGAGTCCCTGCTGCAACTCCTGACCAAGCGCCAGGGCAATGGATTCCCCTTGCGGATCCACTTGCTTAACACCAATATAAAGAATTAGCTTCGGCAAACCTTTGCCGCCTTCAAATCCGGCATCCTTGAGCATCTGTTTAGCTCCATCCAGATCCTCTTCAATTCCTTTTTCAAGCTTCTCCGTCGGCCAGCCTGGTGATGCGAACACATTGGTTACTCCGCCCATACCATTCAGAACCGATTCTACAATCGGTTTACGCTGGATGGCTTTGGCAATCGCCTGACGGACTTCCTTCTTGTCGTACGGGGATTCCGTAGTCGGGTTGGACCATTCCAGGTACTTGATGGCATAGTTTGGTGCTGTGAACAGCTCTGAATTCAGGTCATGTGACTTCACATACTGCAAATCCGATGTGGTCTGTACCAGTGCTACCTCGGTTTTACCAGCCATGTAATCTTCTACCGGTACGGTTGTGGCCGGGAGCACATGGATCGTTTCCACATTCCCGCGGTTCAGCTGATCCTTCACACCCACATAATTAGGGTTGCTTACCATTACAAGCTCTCCGTTAGGTGTGAATGATTTGACCATATACGGACCGTTGCTGACAAAGTTCTCTGGTGCAAACCAGTCACTCGGATGCGCGTCAACAACCTTTGGATTCATCGGCATCGCCCCGGCCAGCACCAGATCTCCCAGAATCGCATGAGGCAGCGTAGTAGTAATCTCTAAAGTATAATCATCAATTACTTTGAGTCCGACTTCTTCTTTACTTACCGAACCTGCGTGATAAGCGTAAGAGTTCTTTACAAAATTAAGTACGCTAAGCCACAGCTGTGCGGTCGTATTTTTAGGATCCAGCTGGTACATGTAGGAATAATAAAAATCATTGGCAGTAACCGGATCACCGTTGGACCATTTGGCATCCTTTCGGAGTGTGAACGTCCAGGTCGTTTTATCCTCAGAGACTGTATATCCTGTAGCAATCTTAGGGACAATTTCATTGTTTTGATTGTATCCATACAGGCCTTCGAGCAAAGTACCTTGTTCAACGAGAATCTGGCCCTGCCACTGCGTTGGATCCAGTGTAGGCATCTTCGGATTGAAAACAGTCACCGAGCTTCCTGCCTTAATCTCTGGATCAGAAGCGCTTTCATTTTTAGGAGCGGATTCTCCTGAATTATTCTTCGTGTTAGACGCACTATTGGTGCTGGCCGGCTTGCTCCCATCATTGCCGCTGCCACTATTGCCGTTAGCATTATTTGAGTTGTTGTTGCATGCAGTCACCGAAAGCATAGCAAATGACAGAATAAGCGCGAGAATAGCATTCTTCTTTTTCATCCTCAAGCGATCCCCCTTAAATATGTTACTCAAAATAAACCTAACACGTTATCACTTCGTTATCATTTATACTATCAATATGATACTTCCGCATACTCACCTCCTAAATTAATCGCAAACACGATTTGACAATAATAACACACAACCTAACATTTATTCCCGTATAATACCTATGTAACCGCTTCAATTGTAATTTTATTACTGTTTCATGTCAAGAAAAAAATGGAATTCAATTTCCGTTAGTATAACTATTCATAATAATTTTAGACTAACAAAATTTACGTTTTCGACAAATTATCAACTTTTTTCGTTAAAAATCATATAAATTAAACTAACTTATTTCTGTTTTTTTCAAAACCTAAGGAAACTTTATGTAGCAGAAACACCGGCCAGCACTAAATCTACAGGGTCAGATCATAGGCTAACCAGGTAAATTGCCGAATCCGCATAAAAAAAGCCGCACTGCGCGCGGCTTTTATCAGAATTATTTTCGTTTATGAACTATAAAGGATAAGTAAGGGAAGCTTTATTAATAGGTATACCAGGCAGGGGCTTCACCATATAATTCATCTATTTTTGGTATAAGATCCAGCTCCAGATTATGATATACAGCCGCCATATTCTCAACAATCTCCTCCACATCGGTCTGCTTATTTAAATAGACATTTAAATACCAGTTATTCGAACAGGGAATATTCATCTGATGTTTCCATAACGGGCCTTCAATACTGCATTCACAAGATAATGAGTGTCCCCACTTATCAACTGTAAAAGTTAACATGATCCGGTTATAGTTTCCCGTCTTTTTAACCATCGTATTCCGTCCATGACCGCTATACTTTGGAATATATGCGAAGCCTAGCCGGCTGAAGTTATGTATAACAGCTTTCTTTACGGAAATGGGTCCTTCCCTGTGAATTTGAAGAGACAGGCCCGCCAATGAGTGAGGGTACTGGAATTGGGGAAGATGGCCCTGATCTGAATATTTGCTCTCAATCCATTGCTGCCCTATAAGGAGTTTGTCCTTTATAATTGTACTCTCTGCGAGCGTAGAAGGAACCGCAAACGGCGCTTCATACTCTATTTCCCCCAGATTCTTAACAAACGTACTTGTCTTCGCTTGAAGACTGTCTGCCCCTTCAGGAATATCTTCTTCGTCCAGTTCAACAATAGCATACAGAAAGTTCTGCCTCCCTGTAATCCACCAATTGCTCTGTAAAATAATGCATGGTGAGGGATATGTATTAAGGTTAACTGGAGAACCCGCATAAAATCGGCAGTCCGTTCTAAAATCTCCTTTTGCGTGATAAGGAACCGGACGGGTTGCAGCCTTCTCTGGGGACGACCGCAGAATGGAAAGACTGTCTATAATGAAAGTCGCCTCATTTATAGGAAACCGCCGGGGTATCCCATTAATAATCTCAACCATCAGTTCTGGCGACAGCGGGTCCGTGCAGCCATTCAAATTACAGCTGTCCCAATCCTCAGACAAGTTAGACATAGCATAAGGGGGTTCAAACCTCTCTGGTTCACTTGGTACCGGAAACTTATATTTATTAAGCATAGGTGCATGTTTTAGCACTCGTTCTATTCCAGAAGCACTCATAGAAGATGAATCGGAGAGATAAAATTTAATATCCGCCGTCTGCTCACCGTGTTCCCTAAGTGTTTCGAGTACTTTTGCAGCCAGCACTGGCGGTGTGTCTTTTTTGGACAGTCGAAACATGATTAGCTTGTACAGCTTCATCCTCAGCCTCCTATGCGTTATTGATGGGTCTCATTCGTTTGCTGTATAACATTCCTCCGCCCTATTCATCACTAAACAGCTCCCGCAATACTGCCTTCCGGTTTTCGAGAAAACGTCTAGTAAGGATGTAGTGCAGTGTGTCTTCATACTGAATCTCTGAAGCAGGCTGACTGTCAAAGTTCAGGATTTGGGCATCCGGATAGCCCAGCAGAATCGGGGAGTGCGTTGCGATGATAAACTGGGCTTCTTTCTCCAGATCCTTAATGATTCGAAGCAATGACAATTGCCGGGCTGGTGATAGCGCAGCTTCGGGTTCATCCAGCAGATAGATCGCCTTTTTTCCGAAACGGTGCTTAAAAAGCGACAAAAACGCCTCACCATGGGACTGTTCATGTAATGACTGCCCCCCATAATACCTTAAACTTGAAGGCATTGTATCGATATGTGAAGCAAAGTGGTAGAAGGTCTCCGCCCTGAGAAAGAAACCGTCGGTTACCTTGGGCAGCCAGGATAAACGCAGGTGATCCCCCAGCGCCGAATGAGAAGCATCTACCTCGTAAGTATTGTTCCTGCCTCCGCCTGCGGTATTAAATCCGCACTGATAAGCGACTGCCTCGAGCAGGGTGGACTTTCCGGATCCGTTTTCGCCAACCAGAAAGGTAACATTCGTCTTGAATTCAAGACGGTGCAGATTTTTCAGGGCTGATATGGTAAATGGATAGCGGGAAAGATCCGTATCATTTTTCGGTAGAATCTCCACACTTCGCAGGAACATGTAATCATCTCCAAACCTATGTTATGAAAAGGCAGTGTCCCGGTTACTTCACGTCTACAGCTTCATAGAACAGCTGATTATTCTCAAGGAAGAGAACGCTGTCCTGCTTCAGCTTCATCGATTGAATATCCTTTTTCGATGGGTATTTCAGCAGAGCCTCGTTCACGTCCTGTTTATTCTGCTTGTTATCAATCTGATAAGCAATTATTTTGCGGCCTTCCCGCTTCAAAATTAAATCTTCGGTGCGGAAGCCTGTATGTTCGTTTTTACTCCGGATGCCTCGTTCACTCATCGTGCTTAAGTCCATACAGGAAACCAGCGAACGGTGAATTCCGGACCCGAAGGAATAAGCATACACGAGATCCATGGTCCCGTCATTATTGATATCGTAAGGCACAACACTCGTTACCCCATAAGCACCGAACCCATTTCCCAGCACCGCAGCCTTCCCTTCAGCGACAACAAAGGTTTCTAAGCTGCTGCTGTCTTTAAAAATCTGATGTTTAGTCTCTGACCAGACCTCAGGAGGTGTAATCTCATTCAGCTCACTAACCAGACTGGCTTCCTGCTGACCCAGCAACTCCTGAATAATTGTTTCAGCTTCCTTAACGGACAGCTTTTCGGACTTGGAATCACATGCGGTGAACAGCAGGATTACCGATAGTAAACACGCACCGAATCCGGCAAATTTGCGCTTGCTGTTCATGTCCGCACCTTCTTAATGTCTTTGTTGAACCAATGAACATACCCGCAGCGGTCGCAGGTCAATATATTCGCTGAACGGTTAGCGAAATCAAGATTCAAGAAACTTAGTAAAGCTGTATTCAACTGCGCATAGCCATGATCGAATTTATCATATTGACAGTGCACGCAGATCACACGCAGACCATTCACCTGATAGGGGGCTGCTGCTGTTAACTCTTTCATATTTTTGGAAAAAATCTTAAAAAACCTTTTTGCCCCGTTTGCCATTCCCGATGCCTCCTTCTAGCGCCTTTCCCATTAATACGCCTCCTAAATTTGGAAGTTTCGGTATATGCTGAACTATCTCATGTATGAGTGTTGGAGTGTAGAATAAAAAAACGGCCGCTGGTGTTCCCGGAGGAGCCCTTACAGCCGTTTTACCTATTATCTCTGCAGCGGTTTATTGTAGCCTTTGTCTTCATAGGGCTGCAATTTCTCCAGCCACCGTTTCAGCATCACCTTACATTCCCATTTCACATCGGCGATTTCGTCAGTTTCCTTCTCCTCCAGCACTTCATAGCCGAAATTCTCTGCCCCAAGTTCTTTCCAGTCCTTTTGCAGCTCTGCATTTGCGAACCGGCCCATATCCAGCTGCATCTGGAGGGTAAGCCATTTGTTCTTCAGGTTGGAAAAGGTATCAATGTAGATTTTACCGCTGAGCTTATTGGTGATTTGGATGGCACCCATGTATGTTTTAATCTGCTTGAATTCCTCTTGTAGCTCCTTACGCTTGCTCTTGTCCACGTTATTCTCTCCTCAAAGTTTTGTCGGGATTACTTCTATAACCAGGCTTCAGGCTTAAGTTGGTCAGCGGATGTCCTAATAGCCCATCTCCTTCAGTACCCGGGATAATACACTTAGCCGTTCACCTATCATTTCACCGTCTTCGCCAAGCGCTTGGGCAAACAGCTTAATATCATTATCAATCATTGGATTATCGGTACACACAGCCACATTCATGGCATCTCCCTGCAGACCTATACGGTCAATCGTCGTGTCCTCCGGGTCATACATTTTGGGCATACGGTAAGCATCCTGGAAATATAAGCTGCTTCTGCAGATCAGGATCGCCAGATCCAGCACACGGTGCATCGGCAGCTCTTCCGACTGTCTAGACCACTTCTCCCCTGTATGTCTCCATACTTTAGCTGAGATATCGACCTTTCCCCGGTCATTCCACTGGGCTAAGCCGAGGGACAGCCCCTGGGCATCAGTATTGCCGGCATAACGGCCGTCTACCTGCTCATAATTTTCGGATACGATCACAGGTTTATGTTTTAAGGTAGTTGGAATTTTCATCTCTACACGCTCCATTTGTATTTACTAATTTACTAAATTACTAATTTACTAAATCCAAAATCATAATACCCCTCATTCCATCATCTGTCAATCCCGCAAAAAAAAGCTTCTGCAGCAGATGCTGCAGAAGCTTTTTGGAGTACCTCTGAGTGTTGTCGTTACCTTTGCTTCTAATTACCGCCTCTGGATGGCCATTGAAAATTAGGTGCGGCGCATGTAAGCGCGGACGGTGATGGGTGCAAAGATAGCCACAATAACCGCAGCACCGACCAGGGAGAAGACGAGATCCGAACCTGCTGTTCCGTTATTGGTTAACTCACGGACAGCCGTTACCAGGTGGGAAATCGGGTTGATATTGACGAACCACTGGAGCCAGTCAGGCATAGTATCGACCGGCACAAAGGCATTGGAGAGGAACGTAAGCGGGAACAGCACGATCATGGATATCCCCTGCACACTTGAAGCTGTACGGGCGATTACACCGAAGAACGCGAAGATCCAGCTGATAGCCCAGGAGCAGGCGATTACCAGCAATGCAGCAACCGCAACATAACCGATCCCGCCCTCAGGACGATAGCCCATGAGATACCCCATAACGAAGGTCAGCACCGTTGCGATGGTATAGCGGACCGTATCTGCGAGCAGAGCTCCCGCAAGTGGTGCAATCCGCGAGATCGGAAGTGATTTGAAACGGTCGAACACTCCTTTTTCCATGTCCTCACGCAGCTGCACGCCAGTAACGATGGAGGTGGTGATGACCGTCTGCACCAGGATTCCTGGAATGATTACCGGCAAGTAGCTAACCACGTCACCAGAGATCGCTCCGCCGAAAATATAGGTAAACATCAGGGTGAAAATAATCGGCTGAAACGTTACGTCAAACAACTGCTCAGGGGTACGCTTGATTTTTAACAACCCCCGGTAAGCCATGGTCAGGGAATTGCGGACCGCCTGGCCGAAGCTGGAGTGATTCTTCAACTGGCGCTCAGCCCCCGGCTTAATTAATGTGCTCATATTGTTGTCCCCCCGCTTTATTATCTTTTCCTGGTACCTGTGCTGCACTATCCTCTACACCATGGCCGGTCAGGGACAGAAATACTTCGTCCAGGGTCGGCTTCTGTACACTCATTTCGGATAAGGGGATTCCCGCTGCACGAAGGGCGATCAGCAAATCGGTTACCTCGTCCGCATTGCCCATCGGCGCAGTAATCTTGGCGGCTTCTGCGGATACAGCGGCCTGAACCCGCAGCACCCGTTCAACAGTCTGCCGGGCAACTATAATTTGCTGCGGATTCTCCACTCTTAAGTGCAGCGATGAGCTGCCGACAGAGGATTTCAGATCATCAACGGTACCTTCGGCGACCACTCTTCCGTGGTCAATAACCGCTATCCGGTCTGCCAGCTGATCCGCTTCCTCCAGATACTGTGTGGTCAAAAGGACCGTTGAACCCGAGCCCACCAGCCGGCGGATCGTATCCCACATCTGGTTGCGGGTCCGCGGGTCAAGCCCCGTAGTCGGCTCATCCAGGAAAATCAGCGGCGGCTGGGCGATCAGGCTTGCGGCCAGATCCAGCCGCCGGCGCATCCCGCCGGAGAAATGCTTGAGCGGACGCTTGGCGGCTTCGGTCAGTCCGAATTCCTCCAGCAGATCCGCTGCTTTACGCCGGGACTCCGCACGGCCCAGTCCAAGCAGCCGGGAGAAAATCACCAGATTCTCGGTTGCGCTGAGCGACTCATCGACGGACGCGTATTGTCCGGTTACCCCAATCAATTGCCGTACGATCTGCGGCTCCTTCACCACATCATGCCCGAAGATTCTGGCGGATCCGCCATCCGGGCGCAATAAGGTAGCCAGCATGCGGATCGCTGTCGTTTTCCCGGCCCCGTTAGGCCCGAGCACCCCGTAGATGGAACCGGTGGCTACCTTAAGATCCACCCCATCTACCGCACGGTTGTCTCCGAACACCTTGACCAGCCCCTGAGCATCGATGGCTAATTCTGCTTGCTGCGGCGCTTTTTTGGTTTGTTGACTCATTTGCTACTCCTCCTACACAACTAATATATAAGGATCATAAATCCCTTATTTAAACTGAATATAAACGTGTATGTATTCTTCGGCCCATCAGTCCTGTTCATTATAAGCCTGATTACTGAGCTGCTTAACGGTCTGCAAGACCATTTTGCCCTCCGCCCCCGGACGTAGAAAACGGAATAAATAACTATAGACAAAAAGGTAACCTGTTACATATAATAAATATGTAACAGGTTACCTTTTATGAAAGGAGAAATACCTAATGGACGAACAAGAACAGCAAGCTTACATCCTCGGCGCCTTCCTTACGCTCGCCAACCGTCTTCAGGTGCTGGGTGATAAGCTGGATGAGAAGATCACAATGAAACAGTGGCTGCTGATTGCTGTTATTTTAAAGAGCGGTTCACCAGCACCCGCCTTAAGCGATCTGGCTGCGATGATCGGCAGCTCCAGGCAGAATGTCAAGAAAATGGCCCTTCTGCTGGAGAAGCAGGGATTTGTGGTGCTCTCGAAGGATGAAAAAGATGCACGGATTCTGCGTGTACGGCTTACCGAAGAATGTATGGTTTATTTTGCGGGTAGAAACCGGGAGGAAGAACAGTTCATGGACGATTTGTTCCAGGATTTCAATGCCGAACTGACTGGCGGACTGTTCACGGGTCTGACCAAGCTCACTGATAACATTGCCCGGATGGAAGCTGGATCCCCAGATGAAGAAAAGGAGTAAAACAATTATGATCCTGCTGATCATTATTTTTGTCTGTCTCGTTACCGCTATAGTTGTCTTTTGGCATATTCCCTACTCCAAAACCAAGGCTGAATTTCAGAGGTTAGCCTCCGGGTTGCTTGAGGGTACACCAGCTGTGCCGGATAAAGTATTCACCAAGGAGGATTGGGCTGTGCTGCCGCCGCCTGTCCGGAAGTATTTTGAAACTGCCGGATTTACCGGAATTCCCCAGATGTCCTCGATGAAGGCCGATTTCCGTAAGGTTGATTTCATCCTGAGTCCGCGCAAAACTCCTATCAACATAGATTATACTCAATACAACTTTGTAGAGCTGCCCGCCAGAATAGCTTTTATTGACACTTCCATGTATGGTGTTCCTTTTCAGGGGCTTGATTCCTATGTAGGGGGTGAAGGCGGCATGAAGGGCGTTCTCGGCAAAACGTTTACTCTGTTTAACCAGCGTGGCGGTGAAATGGATCAGGCAAGTCTGGTCACCTTTCTGTCAGAGGTTATGCTGCTGCCTAGCGCTGCACTGCAAAGCTACATTACCTGGAAGAGGGTAGACGATCTGCATGCGGAAGCTATTATCTCCCGTTACGGCATTACCGCCAGCGGAATCTTCAGTTTTCGTGAGAACGGGGAATGCAGCTCCTTCTCGACGGAAGACCGCACGGCTATCGGGATGGACGGCTCTAAACACAAGGTGAAATGGACCGCCTATATGGATGATTATAAAATTACTGGCGGCATCCGGCAGCCCACGCACCTAAAAGCGGTATGGCATTATGAGCAGGGAGATCTTGTGTACTTTGACAGTGACAATCTTCAATTAGAGTATCGTTGATTGCTATTCGGCAGTCTCTGTAAAGTCCTTCACTTTGCATAACCATATCATATGATCATTACCACGGCCCCAGTAGTGCTGAACCGTCTTA of the Paenibacillus pedocola genome contains:
- a CDS encoding AAA family ATPase, translated to MFLRSVEILPKNDTDLSRYPFTISALKNLHRLEFKTNVTFLVGENGSGKSTLLEAVAYQCGFNTAGGGRNNTYEVDASHSALGDHLRLSWLPKVTDGFFLRAETFYHFASHIDTMPSSLRYYGGQSLHEQSHGEAFLSLFKHRFGKKAIYLLDEPEAALSPARQLSLLRIIKDLEKEAQFIIATHSPILLGYPDAQILNFDSQPASEIQYEDTLHYILTRRFLENRKAVLRELFSDE
- a CDS encoding GIY-YIG nuclease family protein → MDKSKRKELQEEFKQIKTYMGAIQITNKLSGKIYIDTFSNLKNKWLTLQMQLDMGRFANAELQKDWKELGAENFGYEVLEEKETDEIADVKWECKVMLKRWLEKLQPYEDKGYNKPLQR
- a CDS encoding MarR family transcriptional regulator, whose product is MDEQEQQAYILGAFLTLANRLQVLGDKLDEKITMKQWLLIAVILKSGSPAPALSDLAAMIGSSRQNVKKMALLLEKQGFVVLSKDEKDARILRVRLTEECMVYFAGRNREEEQFMDDLFQDFNAELTGGLFTGLTKLTDNIARMEAGSPDEEKE
- a CDS encoding DUF6530 family protein codes for the protein MKIPTTLKHKPVIVSENYEQVDGRYAGNTDAQGLSLGLAQWNDRGKVDISAKVWRHTGEKWSRQSEELPMHRVLDLAILICRSSLYFQDAYRMPKMYDPEDTTIDRIGLQGDAMNVAVCTDNPMIDNDIKLFAQALGEDGEMIGERLSVLSRVLKEMGY
- a CDS encoding ABC transporter permease; its protein translation is MASSAVIKKSDAVVKKRTFHRSPFYQGWKRFKNHKLAVIGMVWVVLFLIAGIIGPYVAPYDYRTGDFLAINQGPSWQHIFGTDNVGHDMFSQILYSVRSALIIAFGATVVSFVIGIILGLWAGLRGGIADMIIMRAVDFMMTLPGFLFALILVILLGRGYTSLILAIGIPGWAGYARLIRSLVLGMRDGEMVEAARALGASQAHIARRYMLPNVIGSMGVALAFGIPGDLTQIAGLSIFGMGLQPPIPSFGNMIAQASDNILGFPWLLYFPAGIFALTLLAFLFVADGLQEAFSPKGGN
- a CDS encoding ABC transporter permease; protein product: MTVAKFVLKRIVQIIITLMLVITVSYIMMYYSPGGFMNSNIMATVLAPLQGQNPVLYHKIMEQFESRYGLNLPLWRQILKYIWHELTFNFGNSMQNPSLKIADQLKQSLPISALLAFGSVLLSVIIGVPLGIIAALKRNTWIDYVVSTISLAGQAIPAFVLAVIMVLLFGVVFQGILPVTGWGTWKDVILPVICLAAGNIGVVARYMRGSLIETLRLDYIRTAKAKGVKYWPMVFKHGVKNSLTAMITVIGPQFAFTVMGTIWVEQIFAIPGLGQVMQTAFTSFDYPLAITSVFLLGSMIMVINLLVDIVYALIDPRVKL
- a CDS encoding peptide ABC transporter substrate-binding protein gives rise to the protein MKKKNAILALILSFAMLSVTACNNNSNNANGNSGSGNDGSKPASTNSASNTKNNSGESAPKNESASDPEIKAGSSVTVFNPKMPTLDPTQWQGQILVEQGTLLEGLYGYNQNNEIVPKIATGYTVSEDKTTWTFTLRKDAKWSNGDPVTANDFYYSYMYQLDPKNTTAQLWLSVLNFVKNSYAYHAGSVSKEEVGLKVIDDYTLEITTTLPHAILGDLVLAGAMPMNPKVVDAHPSDWFAPENFVSNGPYMVKSFTPNGELVMVSNPNYVGVKDQLNRGNVETIHVLPATTVPVEDYMAGKTEVALVQTTSDLQYVKSHDLNSELFTAPNYAIKYLEWSNPTTESPYDKKEVRQAIAKAIQRKPIVESVLNGMGGVTNVFASPGWPTEKLEKGIEEDLDGAKQMLKDAGFEGGKGLPKLILYIGVKQVDPQGESIALALGQELQQGLGITTEIKQLNETQFNAYQYNGPQADAEPGFILASGATNWSEPGSLDMGATQQLYSIGTLDAPLEATQNFVNWSKEVYYKPAIEQYGDPNDAKVGVEWSDWAKLEQAAKEDIAYLDEWTAKQPAEWQPYLNPKGVPTRAEQWQQIVDVWKNAKTNDEKHAAFVSAWTFIAPNAPGGKLNQNALDVQVYYNKTQSDDLRDLRMWQAEFVNALTVEDAAPFAAKVINNLIDNAYAIPLFYQQQFFLVKPGITGVQSNPWAWGNFYGLHFLSVK
- a CDS encoding ABC transporter permease; translated protein: MSTLIKPGAERQLKNHSSFGQAVRNSLTMAYRGLLKIKRTPEQLFDVTFQPIIFTLMFTYIFGGAISGDVVSYLPVIIPGILVQTVITTSIVTGVQLREDMEKGVFDRFKSLPISRIAPLAGALLADTVRYTIATVLTFVMGYLMGYRPEGGIGYVAVAALLVIACSWAISWIFAFFGVIARTASSVQGISMIVLFPLTFLSNAFVPVDTMPDWLQWFVNINPISHLVTAVRELTNNGTAGSDLVFSLVGAAVIVAIFAPITVRAYMRRT
- a CDS encoding ATP-binding cassette domain-containing protein — translated: MSQQTKKAPQQAELAIDAQGLVKVFGDNRAVDGVDLKVATGSIYGVLGPNGAGKTTAIRMLATLLRPDGGSARIFGHDVVKEPQIVRQLIGVTGQYASVDESLSATENLVIFSRLLGLGRAESRRKAADLLEEFGLTEAAKRPLKHFSGGMRRRLDLAASLIAQPPLIFLDEPTTGLDPRTRNQMWDTIRRLVGSGSTVLLTTQYLEEADQLADRIAVIDHGRVVAEGTVDDLKSSVGSSSLHLRVENPQQIIVARQTVERVLRVQAAVSAEAAKITAPMGNADEVTDLLIALRAAGIPLSEMSVQKPTLDEVFLSLTGHGVEDSAAQVPGKDNKAGGQQYEHIN